The Macrobrachium rosenbergii isolate ZJJX-2024 chromosome 8, ASM4041242v1, whole genome shotgun sequence genome includes a region encoding these proteins:
- the LOC136840729 gene encoding myosin heavy chain, muscle-like, translated as MPGHVKKSTGPDPDPSEWLFISREMKLKDMAKPYDAKKSCWVPHPTEGFVLGEIQGTKGDLVTVLAEGETKDWKKDLVGQVNPNKYEKCEDMSNLTYLNDASVLYNLKNRYQAQLIYTYSGLFCIAVNPYKRFPIYTNRTVKIYMGKRRNEVPPHIFAISDGAYMDMLQAGGNQSMLITGESGAGKTENTKKVLSYFANVGATEKKAGEAEKPNLEDQIVQTNPILEPFGNAKTVRNDNSSRFGKFIRIHFEPNGKLSGADIESYLLEKARVISQQPLERSYHIFYEMMTGQIAEIKPMCLLSDDIYDYHYVSQGKVTVPSIDDGEDMQFCHDAFFILNFTKEEIDNIYKITAAVMHMGEMKFKQKGREEQAEADGTEVGEKVAILLGIDVDHFYNGLCKPKIKVGNEFVAKGMDVNKVNYSVGALAKALFDRVFRFLVDKCNKTLETGQKRASFIGVLDIAGFEIFDDNGFEQICINFCNEKLQQFFNHHMFVLEQEEYKKEGIDWVFVDFGMDLQACIELFEKKLGLLAILEEESMFPKATDKTFQEKLNANHLGKSPVFIKPKPPKPGQVEGHFAIVHYAGTVTYNLTGWLEKNKDPLNDTVVDILKKGSNTLIIEIFADHPGQSGDAGGGGKGKGKSGGFKTVSSGYRDQLNNLMRTLNATHPHFIRCIVPNETKTPGKVEAGLIMHQLTCNGVLEGIRICRKGFPNRMMYNDFKHRYKIVASVEMSQSKNDKLAAEACFQKAGLDKETYRTGNTKVFFRAGILGQLEEVRDNRIGLLMTWLQSWCRGWLSRRSYKKLQDQRVSLIVVQRNIRKYQNMKSWPWYGFWNALKPRLNVSRVQDQLDGLEKKAEEAEAALEKALVKRKELEDAHAIVQEERNALFETVESSKGGVSEMFEKQAKVQALKAEVESQLAEVQMRLANEQEARNQLTQGKKKAEQEIGGLKKDLEDLDLAIQKAEEDKATKDQQIQTLNEEIAHQEELISKVNKEKKHLQECNQKTAEDVQGVEDKCNHLNKLKSKLEGQLDELEDSLEREKKLRAEVEKSKRKVEGDLKLTQEAVADLERNLKELENTLQRKDKEVSSLGSKYDDEQILIHKGNKQIKELQARIEELDVEVEHERQARAKAEKAKAALARDLSDLGDRLDEAGGATAAQIEINKKREGELAKLRRDLEESNIQHESALSMLRKKHNDAVAELSENIDHLNKMKARAEKDKDAMKRDADDAKATMDALARDKAAAEKTTKQLQHQLGETHAKLDESNRTLSDFDATKKKLAVENADLIRQLEEAESNLAQLSKLKLSLTNQLEDSRKLADDESRGRATILGKYRNLEHDIAALRESLDEEAEAKADVQRMLSKANAEAQMWRAKYESEGLARAEEIEAARMKLAARLDEAEAQIEQLNIKNMNLEKTKARVSAELEDVQVAVERANTLAAAAEKKQKNFDRIIGEWKMKVDDLAAELDASQKECRNYSTEHFRLKAAYEENIEQLDSVRRENKNLADEIKDLMDQIGEGGRSYHEVQKNAKRLEIEKEELQAALEEAEAALEQEENKLLRGQLELSQVRQEIDRRIQEKEEEFENTRKCHQRALDSMQASLEAEAKGKAEALRVKKKLESDINELEIALDHSNKANSDLQKHIKKINNDIKDMGSRIEEAQRLASEYREQYGISERRANALHGELEESRTLLEQSDRGRRQAETELAEAHDSINNLTTQNANLTVTKRKLECEMQTLQADLDEMLNEAKNSEEKAKKAMVDAARLADELRAEQEHAQTQEKMRKGLEVTVKELQVRLEENESNAQKTGKKAISKLEARISELEAQLDDESRRHSDAQKNLRKCERRIKELTFQFDEDKKNHEKMQDLVEKLQQKIKTYKRQIEEAEEIAALNLAKFRKAQQELEETEGRIIIKAL; from the exons ATGCCCGGCCACGTCAAAAAGAGCACTGGTCCCGACCCAGATCCCTCCGAATGGCTCTTCATCTCCAGGGAGATGAAACTCAAGGACATGGCCAAGCCTTACGACGCAAAGAAGTCCTGCTGGGTCCCTCATCCTACCGAAGGCTTCGTTCTGGGTGAGATCCAGGGCACCAAGGGCGACCTCGTCACTGTCCTCGCTGAGGGCGAGACCAAGGACTGGAAGAAGGATCTGGTCGGTCAGGTCAACCCCAACAAATACGAGAAGTGCGAGGACATGTCCAACTTGACCTACTTGAACGATGCCTCTGTCCTGTACAACTTGAAGAATCGTTATCAGGCTCAGCTCATCTACACCTACTCCGGTCTCTTCTGTATCGCCGTCAACCCCTACAAGCGCTTCCCCATCTACACCAACCGTACTGTCAAGATCTACATGGGCAAGAGGCGTAATGAAGTGCCTCCCCACATCTTCGCCATCTCTGACGGTGCCTACATGGACATGTTGCAGG CCGGTGGTAACCAGTCTATGCTGATCAC AGGTGAGTCTGGCGCCGGTAAGACTGAGAACACAAAGAAGGTACTGTCATACTTCGCCAACGTCGGTGCCACTGAGAAGAAGGCCGGCGAAGCTGAGAAGCCG AACTTGGAGGATCAGATCGTCCAGACCAACCCCATTTTGGAACCCTTCGGTAACGCCAAGACTGTCAGGAATGACAACTCCTCCCGATTC GGTAAGTTCATCCGTATCCACTTCGAGCCCAACGGCAAGCTGTCTGGTGCTGATATTGAGTCCTACCTGCTGGAGAAGGCCCGTGTCATCTCCCAGCAGCCTCTGGAGAGGTCCTACCACATCTTCTACGAGATGATGACCGGCCAGATCGCCGAGATCAAGC CTATGTGCCTCCTCAGCGACGACATCTACGACTACCACTATGTATCTCAGGGCAAGGTCACTGTACCATCCATTGACGACGGCGAGGACATGCAGTTCTGTCAC gACGCTTTCTTCATTCTCAACTTCACCAAGGAGGAAATCGACAACATTTACAAGATCACCGCCGCTGTCATGCACATGGGTGAAATGAAGTTCAAGCAGAAGGGTCGTGAAGAGCAGGCTGAAGCCGACGGCACTGAG gTTGGCGAGAAGGTTGCCATTCTTCTCGGTATTGACGTCGATCACTTCTACAACGGTTTGTGCAAGCCCAAGATCAAGGTCGGTAACGAGTTCGTCGCCAAGGGTATGGACGTGAACAAGGTCAACTACTCCGTCGGTGCCCTGGCTAAGGCCCTCTTCGATCGCGTCTTCAGGTTCTTGGTCGACAAGTGTAACAAGACCCTTGAAACCGGCCAGAAGCGTGCCTCCTTCATCGGTGTACTCGATATCGCCGGTTTTGAGATTTTCGAC GACAACGGCTTCGAGCAGATTTGCATCAACTTCTGTAATGAGAAACTGCAGCAGTTCTTCAACCATCACATGTTCGTACTGGAACAGGAGGAATACAAGAAGGAAGGTATTGACTGGGTCTTCGTCGATTTCGGTATGGATCTCCAGGCCTGCATTGAGTTGTTCGAAAAG AAACTTGGTCTCCTCGCCATCCTTGAGGAAGAGTCTATGTTCCCCAAGGCTACTGACAAGACCTTCCAGGAGAAGTTGAACGCCAACCATCTTGGTAAATCTCCTGTGTTCATCAAGCCCAAGCCACCAAAGCCCGGCCAGGTTGAGGGTCACTTCGCCATCGTCCACTACGCTGGTACCGTCACTTACAACTTGACTGGCTGGCTCGAGAAGAACAAGGATCCCCTGAACGACACTGTTGTCGACATCCTGAAGAAGGGCAGCAACACTCTCATTATTGAGATCTTCGCTGACCATCCCGGCCAGTCTGGTGACGCTGGCGGCGGTGGCAAGG GCAAGGGCAAGTCTGGTGGTTTCAAGACCGTATCATCTGGTTACAGG GATCAGCTGAACAACTTGATGAGGACCTTGAACGCCACCCACCCCCACTTCATCCGATGCATTGTACCTAATGAGACCAAGACTCCTG GCAAGGTCGAGGCTGGCTTGATTATGCATCAGCTGACTTGTAACGGTGTACTTGAAGGTATCCGTATTTGCCGAAAGGGCTTCCCCAACAGGATGATGTACAACGACTTCAAGCACCG TTACAAGATCGTGGCTTCTGTTGAGATGTCCCAGTCCAAGAATGACAAGCTGGCTGCCGAGGCTTGCTTCCAGAAGGCCGGTCTTGACAAGGAGACCTACCGTACTGGCAACACTAAG GTGTTCTTCCGCGCCGGTATCTTGGGTCAGCTTGAGGAGGTCCGTGACAACCGCATTGGTCTCCTCATGACTTGGCTGCAGTCCTGGTGCCGTGGCTGGCTCAGCCGTAGGTCCTACAAGAAGCTGCAGGATCAGCGTGTCTCCCTGATCGTCGTTCAGCGCAACATCAGGAAGTACCAGAACATGAAGAGCTGGCCTTGGTACGGATTCTGGAATGCCCTGAAGCCAAGGCTCAACGTCAGCCGTGTCCAGGATCAGCTTGACGGCCTCGAGAAGAAGGCTGAAGAGGCTGAGGCTGCTCTCGAGAAGGCTCTTGTCAAGCGCAAGGAACTCGAAGATGCCCACGCCATCGTTCAGGAGGAGAGGAATGCCCTCTTCGAAACTGTCGAGTCCAGCAAGGGTGGTGTCAGCGAGATGTTTGAGAAGCAGGCTAAGGTCCAGGCTCTGAAGGCTGAAGTCGAGTCCCAACTGGCT GAAGTCCAGATGCGCCTCGCCAACGAGCAGGAAGCTCGCAACCAACTTACCCAGGGTAAGAAGAAGGCTGAGCAGGAGATTGGCGGCCTCAAGAAGGATCTCGAGGATCTTGACCTTGCCATCCAGAAGGCCGAGGAGGACAAGGCTACCAAGGATCAACAGATCCAGACCCTCAACGAGGAGATCGCTCACCAGGAGGAGCTCATCAGCAAGGTTAACAAGGAAAAGAAGCACCTTCAGGAGTGCAACCAGAAGACCGCTGAGGACGTCCAGGGTGTTGAGGATAAGTGCAACCACCTCAACAAGCTGAAGTCCAAGCTTGAGGGACAGCTCGACGAGCTCGAGGACTCCCTTGAGCGCGAGAAGAAACTCCGCGCCGAAGTTGAGAAATCCAAGAGGAAGGTTGAGGGCGACCTGAAGCTCACTCAGGAAGCAGTCGCTGACCTCGAGCGCAACCTGAAGGAACTGGAGAACACCCTTCAGCGCAAGGACAAGGAAGTTTCCTCCCTCGGCAGCAAGTACGACGACGAGCAGATCCTCATCCACAAGGGCAACAAGCAGATCAAGGAGCTGCAGGCCCGCATTGAGGAGCTCGACGTTGAGGTTGAGCACGAGCGCCAGGCCCGCGCCAAGGCTGAGAAGGCCAAGGCTGCCTTGGCTCGCGATCTCTCCGACCTCGGTGACCGCCTGGACGAGGCTGGTGGCGCCACTGCCGCTCAGATCGAAATCAACAAGAAGCGCGAAGGTGAACTCGCTAAGCTTCGTCGTGATCTTGAGGAATCCAACATTCAGCACGAGTCTGCCCTCTCCATGCTCCGCAAGAAGCACAACGATGCTGTTGCTGAGCTGTCCGAGAACATTGATCATCTTAACAAGATGAAGGCCAG GGCTGAGAAGGACAAGGACGCCATGAAGCGTGATGCTGATGATGCCAAGGCTACCATGGACGCTCTTGCCCGCGACAAG GCCGCTGCTGAGAAGACCACCAAGCAGCTCCAGCACCAGCTCGGCGAGACCCACGCTAAGCTTGATGAGTCTAACCGCACCCTCAGCGACTTCGACGCCACCAAGAAGAAGCTGGCTGTTGAGAATGCTGACCTCATCCGCCAGCTCGAGGAGGCCGAGTCCAACCTTGCCCAGCTTTCCAAGTTGAAGCTTTCCCTCACCAACCAGCTCGAAGACAGCAGGAAGCTCGCTGATGATGAGAGCAGG GGCCGTGCCACCATCCTTGGCAAGTACCGCAATCTGGAGCATGACATTGCTGCCCTCCGCGAGTCTCTCGATGAGGAAGCCGAGGCCAAGGCCGACGTTCAGCGCATGCTTTCCAAGGCCAACGCCGAGGCCCAGATGTGGCGCGCCAAGTACGAGTCTGAGGGACTTGCCCGCGCTGAGGAAATCGAGGCTGCCCGCATGAAGCTCGCCGCCCGCCTTGACGAAGCCGAGGCTCAGATTGAGCAGCTCAACATCAAGAACATGAACCTTGAGAAGACCAAGGCTCGTGTCAGTGCCGAGCTCGAGGACGTCCAGGTTGCCGTCGAGCGCGCCAACACTCTTGCTGCTGCCGctgagaagaagcagaagaactTCGACAGGATCATTGGTGAATGGAAGATGAAGGTTGATGATCTTGCTGCTGAACTCGACGCTTCCCAGAAGGAATGCCGCAACTACTCCACCGAACACTTCCGCCTTAAGGCTGCCTACGAGGAGAACATTGAGCAGCTCGACTCCGTCCGCCGTGAGAACAAGAACCTCGCTGATGAGATCAAGGATCTCATGGACCAGATCGGTGAGGGTGGCCGCTCATACCATGAAGTTCAGAAGAACGCCAAGCGCCTTGAGATCGAGAAGGAAGAGCTCCAGGCTGCTCTTGAGGAGGCTGAGGCCGCTCTTGAACAGGAAGAGAACAAGCTCCTCCGTGGCCAGCTCGAGCTTAGCCAGGTCAGGCAGGAAATCGACAGGCGTAttcaggagaaggaagaggagttcGAAAACACCCG CAAGTGCCACCAGCGTGCTCTTGACTCCATGCAGGCTTCCCTCGAAGCTGAGGCCAAGGGCAAGGCTGAGGCTCTCCGCGTCAAGAAGAAGCTCGAGTCTGACATCAACGAGCTCGAGATCGCCCTTGATCATTCCAATAAGGCCAACTCCGACCTCCAGAAGCACATCAAGAAGATCAACAATGACATCAAGGACATGGGCTCCCGCATCGAAGAGGCCCAGCGCCTTGCCTCCGAATACCGCGAGCAGTACGGCATCTCCGAGCGCCGCGCCAACGCCCTCCACGGCGAACTGGAAGAGTCTCGCACTCTCCTCGAACAGTCCGACCGCGGCCGTCGCCAGGCTGAGACCGAGCTCGCTGAGGCCCACGATTCCATCAACAACCTCACCACCCAGAATGCCAACCTCACGGTCACCAAGAGAAAGCTGGAATGCGAGATGCAGACCCTCCAG GCTGATCTTGACGAGATGCTGAACGAAGCCAAGAACTCCGAGGAGAAGGCCAAGAAGGCCATGGTCGACGCCGCCCGCCTCGCTGACGAGCTCCGCGCCGAGCAGGAACACGCCCAGACCCAGGAGAAGATGCGCAAGGGCTTGGAAGTCACCGTCAAGGAGCTCCAGGTCCGCCTCGAGGAGAACGAGAGCAACGCCCAGAAGACTGGCAAGAAGGCCATCTCCAAACTCGAAGCCCGCATCTCCGAGCTCGAGGCCCAGCTTGACGACGAGTCCCGCCGCCATTCTGATGCCCAGAAGAACCTCAGGAAGTGCGAGAGGCGCATCAAGGAGTTGACCTTCCAGTTCGATGAGGACAAGAAGAACCACGAGAAGATGCAGGACCTCGTCGAGAAGCTCCAGCAGAAGATCAAGACCTACAAGCGCCAGATCGAGGAGGCTGAGGAAATCGCCGCCCTCAACTTGGCCAAATTCCGCAAGGCACAGCAGGAGCTGGAGGAAACCGAGGGTAGAATTATCATCAAGGCTCTCTAA